From Nicotiana tabacum cultivar K326 chromosome 15, ASM71507v2, whole genome shotgun sequence, the proteins below share one genomic window:
- the LOC107792970 gene encoding abscisic acid receptor PYL2-like: MDGGQVPQGLTEEEFAELEALIQNYHTFDHLPNTCTSLITQRIDAPAHVVWPFVRRFDNPEKYKHFIKSCKMTTGEGEVGSIREVTVVSGIPASTSTERLEILDDEKHILSFRVVGGEHRLNNYRSVTSVNEFKKDGKVYAIVLESYIVDIPEGNTEEDTKMFTDTVVKLNLQKLGVVAMAALHGHEL; encoded by the exons ATGGATGGTGGCCAAGTTCCTCAAGGGCTAACAGAAGAAGAATTTGCAGAATTGGAGGCATTGATTCAAAATTACCATACCTTTGACCATCTCCCCAACACTTGCACTTCTCTTATAACACAACGCATTGACGCACCTGCGCACGTCGTATGGCCCTTCGTCCGCCGCTTTGACAACCCTGAGAAGTACAAGCACTTCATCAAAAGCTGCAAGATGACGACAG GTGAAGGTGAGGTCGGCAGCATAAGGGAAGTGACAGTTGTATCAGGAATACCTGCATCCACAAGTACAGAACGCCTAGAGATTTTAGACGACGAGAAACACATCCTTAGCTTTCGAGTTGTAGGGGGTGAGCATAGGCTGAACAACTACAGATCAGTTACATCAGTGAATGAgttcaagaaagatggaaaagttTACGCCATTGTTTTAGAGTCATACATTGTGGATATTCCAGAAGGGAATACTGAAGAAGACACTAAAATGTTCACAGATACAGTTGTTAAGTTGAATCTGCAAAAACTTGGTGTGGTGGCAATGGCTGCTTTGCATGGCCACGAATTATAG